The following are encoded in a window of Desulfuromonas sp. genomic DNA:
- a CDS encoding class I SAM-dependent RNA methyltransferase, translating into MKINFAEIFAVTAPGLEEVCAAEIRNLLGCAVSITRGGVSFSGGLEELYLANLWLRTASRVLVRIGKVRATDFPQLHRKVKHLPWGRFIKTDTPVIVNAVSRRSRLIHTDRIADTVSAAIGKSLGRATPPPAGDAQTVLVRFEDDNCLLSVDSSGELLHRRGYRTEVSQAPLRETLAAGILHLLKWDGQRPLADPMCGSGTFLIEGALLAGNIPPGLRRTFAFQRWPRYRDGLWQNLVDKAGRDRKEIHIPLVGCDRDGDVIKMARNNAARVKQQGIIGFKHAALEEFMPSAKAGLVVCNPPYGVRLGDEKGLLDLYARMGQTFREHFAGWQGALFCPSDHLVAATGLDFRVAAQLANGGIEAKLFVCQL; encoded by the coding sequence ATGAAAATTAATTTTGCTGAAATATTCGCCGTGACGGCACCGGGTCTCGAAGAGGTCTGTGCTGCGGAAATCAGGAACCTGCTCGGCTGCGCTGTTTCGATCACCCGGGGCGGCGTCTCTTTTTCCGGCGGGTTGGAAGAACTCTACCTGGCCAACCTCTGGTTGCGAACGGCGAGCCGGGTTCTGGTCCGGATCGGCAAGGTCAGGGCAACCGATTTCCCACAGCTGCACCGCAAGGTCAAGCATCTCCCCTGGGGACGATTCATCAAAACCGATACGCCGGTTATCGTTAACGCGGTCAGCCGACGATCCCGACTGATTCATACCGATCGCATTGCCGATACTGTTTCTGCCGCTATCGGGAAATCATTAGGGCGCGCCACTCCGCCACCGGCCGGTGATGCCCAGACGGTTCTTGTCCGGTTTGAAGATGATAACTGCCTGCTCTCTGTCGACAGCAGCGGTGAACTTCTGCATCGGCGCGGGTATCGAACCGAGGTGTCGCAGGCGCCGTTGCGGGAAACCTTGGCCGCCGGCATTTTGCATCTGCTCAAATGGGACGGTCAAAGGCCTCTTGCCGACCCGATGTGCGGTTCCGGCACCTTTCTGATCGAAGGCGCTTTACTGGCCGGCAATATCCCCCCAGGGCTGCGCCGAACGTTTGCTTTTCAGCGGTGGCCCCGCTACCGGGATGGCTTGTGGCAAAACCTCGTTGACAAAGCCGGCCGCGATCGGAAAGAAATCCATATTCCCCTTGTCGGTTGTGATCGAGACGGCGATGTCATCAAGATGGCGAGGAACAATGCTGCGCGGGTTAAGCAACAGGGGATTATCGGCTTCAAGCATGCGGCGTTGGAAGAGTTTATGCCATCAGCGAAAGCGGGACTGGTAGTCTGTAACCCGCCATACGGTGTCAGGCTCGGTGATGAGAAGGGGCTACTTGATCTCTACGCCCGGATGGGTCAGACGTTCAGGGAACATTTTGCCGGCTGGCAGGGCGCACTGTTTTGCCCATCGGATCATCTGGTCGCGGCAACAGGACTCGATTTCCGCGTCGCTGCGCAGCTTGCCAACGGCGGAATTGAGGCCAAACTCTTCGTTTGTCAGTTGTAG
- a CDS encoding leucyl/phenylalanyl-tRNA--protein transferase, producing the protein MPVFKLTDELVFPPAHLADPDGLLAIGGDLSPERLLLAYSSGLFPWFNQGQPPLWWCPDPRCIIEPGRLSISRSLRKTLNRGTFQVTMNHDFPGVINACASVRQSRGEETWITTGLTEAFLLLHEMGYAHSIECWQEDKLAGGLYGIALGRCFFGESMFHLVADSSKVALAHLAKMAELNGLELIDCQLPNPHLIGLGATEVPREIFLERLRKGEVMPSTEPPKGVLVFRDLVGCW; encoded by the coding sequence GTGCCGGTTTTCAAGCTGACAGATGAGCTCGTTTTCCCGCCAGCGCATCTCGCCGATCCAGACGGACTTCTCGCCATCGGCGGTGACTTGTCTCCGGAACGACTGCTCCTCGCGTACTCCTCCGGTCTTTTCCCCTGGTTCAATCAGGGACAGCCACCACTCTGGTGGTGCCCCGATCCGCGCTGCATCATCGAACCGGGCCGTCTGTCGATCTCCAGATCTCTGCGCAAAACCCTGAACAGGGGAACCTTTCAGGTCACGATGAACCACGACTTTCCCGGGGTGATCAACGCCTGTGCTTCGGTACGCCAGTCGCGGGGCGAGGAGACCTGGATCACCACCGGGTTAACCGAAGCCTTCCTGCTTCTGCATGAGATGGGATATGCCCATTCGATAGAGTGTTGGCAGGAGGACAAACTGGCAGGGGGACTTTACGGCATCGCGCTCGGTCGATGTTTTTTCGGCGAGTCTATGTTTCATCTGGTTGCCGACAGTTCGAAAGTGGCACTTGCTCACCTCGCAAAAATGGCAGAACTCAACGGCCTTGAGCTCATTGATTGTCAATTGCCGAATCCGCACCTGATCGGACTCGGCGCAACGGAAGTGCCGCGGGAGATTTTTCTCGAACGGCTGCGAAAAGGTGAAGTTATGCCTTCGACGGAGCCGCCAAAGGGGGTGTTGGTATTCAGGGATTTGGTCGGATGCTGGTAA